CTTCGTAGTTGGCGCCGCTGACCGCCGGGCCGAGCAGCGCCGAGATGTCGCCGACCTGCGCGCCCAGCTTGAGCATCGCCTCCACCGCGCGGGCCACCACGCCCTTTTGTGCGCCGACGCGCCCGGCGTGCACCGCGGCGACTACCCCGGCGCGCGCGTCGGCCAGCAGCACGGGCACGCAGTCGGCGGTCACCACCGCCAGCGCCAGCCGCGGTGTGCCGGTCACCAGCGCGTCGGTGCCGTCGACCGCCGTGCCGCGCGGCTCGTCGACCACCTCGACCCGGTCGCCGTGGACCTGGTTCATCCACACCACCCGGTCGCCTGCGAGGCCGATGGCGGTGGCCAGCCGGGCCCGGTTGGCGGCCACCGCCGCCGGGTCGTCGCCGACGTGGTCGCCGAGGTTGAAGGTGTCGAACGGTGGCATCGAAACCCCGCCCGCGCGGGTGGTGGTCACCCGCCGGATGCGCACGCTCACGTCACCAGTATCCGGTCGCCGCTCTTGCCGAGGGTGCGCAGACGTACACCCGTGATCGGTGTGTCGTGTACAAACACGCACGCTCGCGAGGACGAAGTAAGGGGGTCAACGGCGCATGAACGGCGGCACGTCGACGTCGTCGTCGTCGCCGCCGATATTCAGCGTCGAACCGTTGGTGTGAACGGGAACGCTGACCGCGTCGACGGGCTCGAACAGCGTGGAGCTGAGCTTGCCGGCCTTCGCCGACTCGATTCGGTGCGCGCCGGTTTTCTCCCCGGCGCCGCCGCCGATGACGGGCTTGCGGCCGGGTCCGGTGGCCTCGAAGCCCGCCGCGATGACGGTGACGCGCACCTCGTCGCCCAGCGAGTCGTCGATCACGGTGCCGAAGATGATGTTGGCGTCCTGATGGGCAGCGTCCTGCACCAGCGAGGCGGCCTCGTTGATCTCGAACAGGCCCAGGTCACTGCCGCCGGCGATCGACATCAGCACGCCCTGCGCGCCCTCCATCGACGCCTCCAGCAGCGGGGAGTTGATGGCGATCTCGGCGGCCTTGAGCGAGCGCCCCTCGCCGCGCGCCGAGCCGATGCCCATCAGCGCGGTGCCGGCGCCGGACATGATGCCCTTGACGTCGGCGAAGTCGACGTTGATCAGGCCGGGCGTGGTGATCAGGTCCGTGATGCCCTGCACGCCGTTGAGCAGCACCTCGTCGGCGCTGCGGAACGCGTCCATGAGCGACACCGCGGCGTCGCCCATCTGCAGCAGCCGGTCGTTGGGGATCACGATGAGGGTGTCGCAGCTCTCCCGCAACGAGGAGATGCCGTTTTCGGCCTGGTTGCTGCGCCGCTTGCCCTCGAACGAGAACGGCCGGGTGACCACGCCGACGGTCAACGCGCCCAGCTTGCGGGCGATGCTGGCGACGACGGGCGCACCGCCGGTCCCGGTCCCGCCGCCCTCGCCGGCGGTGACGAACACCATGTCGGCCCCGCGCAGCAGCTCCTCGATCTCGTCCTTGGCGTCCTCGGCGGCCTTGCGCCCGACCTCGGGGTCGGCGCCGGCGCCCAGGCCCCGGGTGGAGTCGCGGCCGACGTCGAGCTTGACGTCGGCATCGCTCATCAACAGCGCCTGCGCGTCGGTGTTGATCGCGATGAACTCCACGCCCTTGAGGCCCTGCTCGATCATCCGGTTGACGGCGTTGACGCCGCCGCCACCGATACCCACAACCTTGATGACGGCCAAGTAGTTGTGCGGGGGGGTCATCATTCGTCTTCCTCCCTGGTGGGACTCGGTGTGTCCACCTGGCAAACCCTCAACCTCAACCATAGGCTTAGAGTTATGTCAAGTAGTTCCGCGCAACCAGAACGGTAGGGGCACGACGCGCCCTAACCGAGCAGGCGCGCCGAGGCGCGGCGCGCAAATTTTGGTCAATTTTTCGCACGGCCGTCCGACGGGCCGCCGCTCGCTACGACCCGCGAACGTCACGCCAGCGTGGCGCTCGGCGTCGGGGGACACGCCAGCGTGACGCTCGCGGGGTGGCGCGCCGTGGTTCCCGCCGCTATTTCACCGTCGGCAGGTCGGGGCTGGACACGTCGTAGGTCTTCCCCGGCTGCGTCAACAGCGCGGCCAGCTTTTCGGCCTTCTCCTCGGTGCGGTCGGTGGTCCCCCAGATCACCACCCGCCCGTCGTTGAGCGTGAGGGTCAGCGAGGCCACCGACGGGGCCGCGATCCGCGCCACCTGGCCCGCGACCTCGGGCCGCAGCGCGATCAGCACCTGCAGCGCGGCCTTGGTCGCCGGGTCGCTCGGACCGGGGTTGGCGACGTCGATGTAGGGCAGCGCCGGTGGCGGTGGCGCGGTCGCGAAGTCGACGCCGTCGCGGTCGAAGAGGTGTGGACCGTCCGGAAAATCCTTGACCACCAAGGGAACTCGCTCGACGATGGCGATCCTCAGCGCCGACGGATATTGCCGCTGCACGCGCGCGCTGGCGACTCGCCGGATCGCCGCCACCCGGTCGGCGACCTGGTTGGTGTTGATCTGCAGCAGCGGCGTTCCGGGCCGCACCGATGCCGCGTCCAGGACCTCCTCGCGGGTCACCGTCCCGGTCCCGGTGACGACGATGTTGCGCGCCGACATCGCCGGCGTGAAATAGAGGACCAGCCCGAGCCCGACCCCGACGACGGCCAGCACCAGGCTTGCCAGCAGCATTTTCAGGCCGCGAACGACGCCCCGCGCGACCGGTTTGGGCTGGTTGACGACGCGCCCACTGGCCCGGCGCTTGGCCTCGCGGCGGGCTTCCTCGATGGCCCTGGCGCGGGCCTGCGCGGCGCGACGCTCGGCCCGTTCGCGACGGGCCCGCCGGCGCGGGCCCTCGAATTCGGCTTGCTCCGCCTCCGGTTGGCCGTCTTGGGCCCCGGCCGGCAGCGGTTGCGTGATCACGTCGTCGGCGGCCGGATCGTCGGAGGGGTCGGGCGCCAGGTCGGTCGGTGTGGCGTCGGTCGGTTCGGTCATCGCAGGACCCCCGGCCGGCCCGGCGAGCTGCGGTTGGCCCGCGCACGCAGCGCGGTCACGATCTCCGGCCCCAGCAGGGTCACGTCGCCCGCGCCCATCGTGACGACGACGTCGCCGGGGCCGGCGGCCGCGGCCACCTCCTCGGCGACCGCGGAGAAGTCGGCAAGGTAGCGCACCGGCACGCTGACATGCTCGGCGACGCTGGCGCCGCTGACGCCGGTGAGCGGTTGCTCGCGCGCGCCGTAGACGTCGAGGACGAACACCTCGTCGGCGGCGTCGAGCGCGTGACCGAACTCGGCGGCGAAAGCCTTTGTCCGCGAATATAAATGGGGTTGAAACACCACGATGCAGCGACCGCCGCCGCTCTGCTCGCAAAGCGTGCGGACCGCCGCCAGCGTGGCGCTGATCTCGGTGGGATGGTGGGCATAGTCGTCGAACACCCGCACCAGTGAGTTCGGGGCCTGGCCATCTCCCGAAACCCCGACCAGTTCGAATCGGCGGCGCACGCCCTCGAAGCCGGCCAGCCCGTCGAGCACCTCATCGGCCGAGGCGCCGATCTCGATCGCCGCCAGCAGCGCGGCCAACGCATTGAGCGCCATGTGCCGCCCGGGCACCGACAGCCGCATCACCCGCGGGTGGGGTTCCGGGGCCAGCTGGATGTGCGCGACCGCTTCGGTGCCGTGTTGCTCCCAGGACACCAGCGTGCCGGCCAAGCCTTCACCGGCGGATCCGTATCGCAGCACCCGGATTCCCAGCTCGGCGGTGCGCCGGGCCAGCGCGGCCGCCCCAGGGTCGTCGGTGCACACGACCAGGGCTCCGCCGGGGGCAAGCCGCCCCACGAAGGAGTCGAACACCTCGACGTAGGCGTCGGCACTGCCGTAGAAGTCCAAATGATCGGTCTCGATGTTGGTGACCACCGCGACATTGGGCGTGTATTCCAGGAGCGAGCCGTCGCTTTCGTCGGCCTCGGCGACGAAGCAGTCGCCGCTGCCGTGGTGGGCGTTGGTGCC
The nucleotide sequence above comes from Mycobacterium malmoense. Encoded proteins:
- the pgeF gene encoding peptidoglycan editing factor PgeF; this encodes MSVRIRRVTTTRAGGVSMPPFDTFNLGDHVGDDPAAVAANRARLATAIGLAGDRVVWMNQVHGDRVEVVDEPRGTAVDGTDALVTGTPRLALAVVTADCVPVLLADARAGVVAAVHAGRVGAQKGVVARAVEAMLKLGAQVGDISALLGPAVSGANYEVPAAMADEVEAALPGSRTTTAAGTAGLDLRAGIACQLRDLGVSSIDVDPRCTVADPTLFSHRRDAPTGRLASLVWME
- the ftsZ gene encoding cell division protein FtsZ is translated as MTPPHNYLAVIKVVGIGGGGVNAVNRMIEQGLKGVEFIAINTDAQALLMSDADVKLDVGRDSTRGLGAGADPEVGRKAAEDAKDEIEELLRGADMVFVTAGEGGGTGTGGAPVVASIARKLGALTVGVVTRPFSFEGKRRSNQAENGISSLRESCDTLIVIPNDRLLQMGDAAVSLMDAFRSADEVLLNGVQGITDLITTPGLINVDFADVKGIMSGAGTALMGIGSARGEGRSLKAAEIAINSPLLEASMEGAQGVLMSIAGGSDLGLFEINEAASLVQDAAHQDANIIFGTVIDDSLGDEVRVTVIAAGFEATGPGRKPVIGGGAGEKTGAHRIESAKAGKLSSTLFEPVDAVSVPVHTNGSTLNIGGDDDDVDVPPFMRR
- a CDS encoding cell division protein FtsQ/DivIB, which translates into the protein MTEPTDATPTDLAPDPSDDPAADDVITQPLPAGAQDGQPEAEQAEFEGPRRRARRERAERRAAQARARAIEEARREAKRRASGRVVNQPKPVARGVVRGLKMLLASLVLAVVGVGLGLVLYFTPAMSARNIVVTGTGTVTREEVLDAASVRPGTPLLQINTNQVADRVAAIRRVASARVQRQYPSALRIAIVERVPLVVKDFPDGPHLFDRDGVDFATAPPPPALPYIDVANPGPSDPATKAALQVLIALRPEVAGQVARIAAPSVASLTLTLNDGRVVIWGTTDRTEEKAEKLAALLTQPGKTYDVSSPDLPTVK
- the murC gene encoding UDP-N-acetylmuramate--L-alanine ligase → MTAERLPPELQRVHMVGIGGAGMSGIARILLDRGGLVSGSDAKESRGLHALLARGALIRIGHDASALDLLPGGVTAVVTTHAAIPKTNPELVEARRRGIPVVLRPAVLAKLMAGRTTLMVTGTHGKTTTTSMLIVALQHCGRDPSFAVGGELGEAGTNAHHGSGDCFVAEADESDGSLLEYTPNVAVVTNIETDHLDFYGSADAYVEVFDSFVGRLAPGGALVVCTDDPGAAALARRTAELGIRVLRYGSAGEGLAGTLVSWEQHGTEAVAHIQLAPEPHPRVMRLSVPGRHMALNALAALLAAIEIGASADEVLDGLAGFEGVRRRFELVGVSGDGQAPNSLVRVFDDYAHHPTEISATLAAVRTLCEQSGGGRCIVVFQPHLYSRTKAFAAEFGHALDAADEVFVLDVYGAREQPLTGVSGASVAEHVSVPVRYLADFSAVAEEVAAAAGPGDVVVTMGAGDVTLLGPEIVTALRARANRSSPGRPGVLR